A region of Malaciobacter marinus DNA encodes the following proteins:
- a CDS encoding ABC transporter ATP-binding protein, translating to MTNKRFSSLYEVYKLSVEIAGEYNVGFKRSLLLFFISFVTLGLAFAMFFPLLKAIFSSQADINEIIYWFSFMAFFSLISIVTKWFGHNFDYSGYIVEITNELRVKLGKKLRSMPLHTLSKYKTGELNSILSSNVDESILHMGVVSALFMQITVVPIVVVLFTFFIDYKLALIMLIILPFAIPLYIMKRKVSIEEKKDFNDANSNLESQLIEYIQGLPVLRSVNQVGKNAKQLDLAVKKVRTIQEEGASKSTLPLLIMGSLVEIVLLVLVFLGGMWVEEGSLALITLAALLVVVSRLTEPLTLFLGVIPVFDTMDSAFNRIKTVLDIKSLKTFEPKQKAKSFDIEFENVFYSYDKDETYSLKNISFNIKQNSLTAIVGHSGCGKTTITKMLMRYDDVSKGSVKIGGVNIKNMTQKELMKDISVVFQDVYLFDDTVLNNIKMAKPKATKDEIIKACKLANCHDFIQNLPNSYETNIGDLGGNLSGGEKQRISIARAILKDAPIVILDEPTASLDTKSELAVQKAIDSLVKNRTVIVIAHRLSTITHADNILVMKEAEIIQQGKHEQIIVSSDLYKNMWEAQTRTKAWNS from the coding sequence ATGACAAATAAAAGATTTAGCTCTTTATATGAGGTTTATAAGTTATCAGTTGAAATTGCAGGTGAATATAATGTAGGATTTAAAAGAAGTCTTTTACTATTTTTTATCTCTTTTGTTACATTAGGTTTAGCTTTTGCAATGTTTTTTCCATTATTAAAAGCGATATTTTCTTCACAAGCAGATATAAATGAGATTATTTATTGGTTTAGTTTTATGGCATTTTTTAGTCTTATTTCAATTGTTACTAAGTGGTTTGGACACAACTTTGATTATTCAGGATATATTGTTGAAATTACAAATGAATTAAGAGTAAAACTTGGTAAAAAACTTAGAAGTATGCCTCTTCATACATTATCAAAATATAAAACAGGGGAATTAAACTCTATTTTATCTTCAAATGTTGATGAATCAATATTACATATGGGAGTAGTTTCTGCACTATTTATGCAAATAACTGTAGTGCCAATTGTAGTAGTTTTATTTACATTTTTTATTGATTACAAACTTGCACTTATTATGTTAATAATTTTGCCTTTTGCAATACCACTTTATATTATGAAAAGAAAAGTATCTATTGAAGAGAAAAAAGATTTCAATGATGCAAACTCAAACTTAGAGTCACAACTAATTGAGTATATTCAAGGTCTTCCTGTGTTAAGATCAGTTAACCAAGTAGGTAAAAATGCAAAACAGCTTGATTTAGCAGTTAAAAAAGTAAGAACTATACAAGAAGAAGGAGCAAGTAAAAGTACACTTCCTTTACTAATCATGGGTTCACTTGTTGAAATTGTTTTATTAGTACTTGTATTTTTAGGAGGTATGTGGGTAGAAGAAGGTTCACTCGCACTTATTACTCTTGCTGCTTTACTTGTTGTAGTATCAAGACTAACAGAACCCTTAACACTCTTTTTAGGGGTTATTCCTGTATTTGATACTATGGATAGTGCTTTTAATAGAATAAAAACTGTTTTGGATATAAAGTCATTAAAAACTTTTGAACCTAAACAAAAAGCTAAAAGTTTTGATATTGAGTTTGAAAATGTTTTTTACTCATATGATAAAGATGAAACTTACTCTTTAAAAAATATAAGTTTTAATATAAAACAAAACTCATTAACGGCAATAGTTGGACATTCAGGTTGTGGGAAAACTACAATTACTAAGATGCTTATGAGATATGATGATGTATCAAAAGGAAGTGTAAAAATTGGTGGTGTAAATATTAAAAATATGACTCAAAAAGAGCTTATGAAAGATATTTCTGTAGTATTTCAAGATGTATATTTATTTGATGATACAGTATTAAATAATATAAAAATGGCAAAACCTAAAGCAACAAAAGATGAAATTATCAAAGCTTGCAAACTTGCAAACTGCCATGATTTTATACAAAATCTTCCAAACTCTTATGAAACTAATATTGGAGATTTAGGAGGAAATCTATCAGGTGGAGAAAAACAAAGAATATCAATTGCAAGGGCAATTTTAAAAGATGCTCCAATTGTAATACTTGATGAACCTACCGCTTCTCTTGATACAAAAAGTGAGCTTGCTGTTCAAAAAGCAATTGATTCTCTTGTAAAAAATAGAACAGTAATTGTCATTGCCCATAGATTATCTACAATTACTCATGCAGATAATATTTTAGTAATGAAAGAAGCAGAAATTATACAGCAAGGTAAGCATGAACAAATA
- a CDS encoding ABC transporter ATP-binding protein — MENEKMKKSLWAIMKPVNLHINSAILLAAFSGITSVIALTFLAFVVSLTVNTNTTFLGITMDFDTAFIYLAVISFISFFSRKYAFIISHFGAFKLEEILRTNLSKHLAKVPLGFITTTGTGKLKKVLLDDIKNLHAFVADTTPMIGRSISTPIASLILMLIIDYRLAFASIVVLILGVIIMSYVMKDSQVYRQAYENSQSNINKAVVEFVQAMPIVRTFDDGTSSFKRYNESLENYKTNLKNWINETGVAAKFAMAILSPMPTILAVSGIGAYFVLNGSLDLVSFLAVLLIATGMSDALMPLMWMSNFVKKSQAAAYRIADISNEEELYYSNKVKELNSFDIEFKNVGFKYENRDSNALENINFEVKQGTKSAIIGSSGAGKSTIAKLIPRFWDVSFGEILIDNQNIKDIDSKTLMNSVAFVFQDTYLFHDTIKNNIKLANEKATDEQVIQACKAAQIHEFIMTLPNGYDTLVGDKGSRLSGGQKQRVTIARAILRDAQIIVLDEATSYADAQSEEKLIKALANLMKNKTVIIIAHRLSTIKDADQILLFEKGRLLAKGTHEELLKNSFDYIDLYTSYEKAYNWDIDNKGNHNDK, encoded by the coding sequence ATGGAAAACGAAAAAATGAAAAAAAGTTTATGGGCTATAATGAAGCCCGTAAACTTGCATATTAATAGTGCAATATTATTAGCAGCTTTTTCTGGTATCACTTCAGTTATTGCACTTACTTTTTTAGCATTTGTAGTTTCACTAACAGTTAATACAAACACAACTTTTTTAGGAATTACAATGGATTTTGACACAGCTTTTATATATCTAGCTGTAATATCTTTTATCTCATTTTTTTCAAGAAAATATGCTTTTATAATCTCTCATTTTGGAGCATTTAAACTTGAAGAGATTTTAAGAACAAATCTCTCTAAACATTTGGCAAAAGTTCCTTTAGGTTTTATAACAACAACAGGAACAGGAAAATTAAAAAAAGTTTTATTAGATGATATTAAAAATCTTCATGCCTTTGTTGCAGATACAACTCCAATGATAGGAAGAAGTATTTCTACACCTATTGCTTCTTTAATTTTAATGTTAATAATTGATTATAGATTAGCTTTTGCTTCTATTGTGGTTTTAATACTTGGCGTTATTATTATGAGTTATGTTATGAAAGACTCTCAAGTTTATAGACAAGCATATGAAAACTCTCAATCAAATATAAATAAAGCAGTTGTAGAGTTTGTTCAAGCTATGCCAATAGTTAGAACTTTTGATGATGGAACAAGCTCTTTCAAAAGATATAATGAGTCTTTAGAAAACTATAAAACAAATTTAAAAAATTGGATAAATGAAACAGGTGTAGCTGCAAAGTTTGCAATGGCAATCTTAAGTCCAATGCCAACTATTTTAGCAGTTAGTGGTATTGGAGCATATTTTGTTTTAAATGGTAGTTTAGATTTAGTATCATTTTTAGCAGTTTTATTAATTGCAACAGGGATGAGTGATGCGTTAATGCCTTTAATGTGGATGAGTAACTTTGTAAAAAAGTCACAAGCAGCTGCTTATAGAATTGCTGATATATCAAATGAAGAGGAGTTATATTATTCAAATAAAGTTAAAGAGTTAAACTCTTTTGATATTGAGTTTAAAAATGTTGGATTTAAATATGAAAATAGAGATTCAAATGCCCTTGAAAATATTAATTTTGAAGTAAAACAGGGTACAAAGAGTGCTATTATAGGCTCATCAGGAGCAGGAAAAAGTACTATTGCTAAGTTGATTCCTAGATTTTGGGATGTAAGCTTTGGAGAAATTTTGATTGACAATCAAAATATTAAAGATATTGATTCAAAAACATTAATGAATAGCGTTGCTTTTGTATTTCAAGATACATATCTTTTCCACGACACAATTAAAAATAATATTAAATTAGCAAATGAAAAAGCTACAGATGAACAAGTAATACAAGCTTGCAAAGCTGCACAAATTCATGAGTTTATAATGACTTTACCAAATGGCTATGATACTTTAGTTGGAGATAAAGGCTCAAGACTTTCAGGAGGACAAAAACAAAGAGTTACAATAGCAAGAGCTATATTAAGAGATGCACAAATAATTGTATTAGATGAAGCCACTTCATATGCAGATGCACAAAGTGAAGAAAAACTTATAAAAGCACTAGCAAATCTTATGAAAAATAAAACAGTAATTATTATTGCACATAGACTCTCAACAATCAAAGATGCAGACCAAATTTTACTTTTTGAAAAAGGTAGATTATTAGCAAAAGGAACACATGAAGAGTTACTAAAAAACTCTTTTGATTATATTGATTTATATACAAGCTATGAAAAAGCTTATAACTGGGATATAGATAACAAAGGAAATCATAATGACAAATAA
- a CDS encoding TonB-dependent receptor, which yields MNKKHVLLSLSASLVILSNSLMADKKSVELSDITVTAQKTEQNIQKVPMSVNVLDEFFIEDAGIKNTREIASYIPNLTTMHGGSRDYFSRIAIRGISNTGVGEPAVALYIDDVSYADLFAFDSPLFEVERIEVLKGPQGTLYGKNTEAGVINIITKKPSNELSGRVNLEAGDYDSKQIMASLNLPLIQDKLFLKMSALKSKRDGYIKNLYTSTDIDNHDTLSLRANMLYKVTDDLEASLILGYQKLDDDGGFPMTSMEKGKYKNATGLSSLDEFESSFNYKGDSQAKTKTSALKFDYSAQEYDFVSITSYRDMDNQSTLDGDFSPSKNFIGFNSRELDSLSQEFRLSSTNSSSFNWIVGTYFNKENANDETGYKLDETYANMMGVPLYSEDKMKADLSSRDIAIFGQSTIRFFDDRLGLTTGLRYEKSKRSMDKRTHTFAGVNTATPMKNMEKTNSIVLPKLSLDYYINKNMMVYTTASKGYKAGGFSYAVDNKELAEFDPEISNALEVGIKSKFPNLGLTFNMAAFYTKVDDYQDRIQVNPTTIMQANVTEVDIKGLEFETSYSLTSNLTLSGNFGLVSAKYGDYEDLIANKNYKDNKVAMIPKYDFNVGLKYRNPNGIFANFEALHTGEKQFDRSNEKKVESYTVYNAKIGYEQDNWDLYFGVKNITNKEYFLDGFHDTTVGYMGAVGNPRTFNVAFNYRF from the coding sequence ATGAACAAGAAACATGTACTATTATCACTTAGTGCATCTTTAGTGATTTTATCAAATTCACTTATGGCAGATAAAAAAAGTGTTGAGTTATCAGATATTACAGTTACTGCACAAAAAACAGAACAAAATATTCAAAAAGTACCTATGTCAGTAAATGTCTTAGATGAATTTTTTATTGAAGATGCAGGTATAAAAAACACTAGAGAAATTGCATCTTATATTCCAAACTTAACAACTATGCATGGTGGTTCTAGGGACTACTTTTCAAGAATTGCAATAAGAGGTATTTCAAATACAGGAGTAGGAGAACCTGCAGTTGCACTATATATTGATGATGTATCTTATGCAGATTTATTTGCTTTTGACTCTCCACTTTTTGAAGTAGAAAGGATTGAAGTGTTAAAAGGCCCACAAGGGACTTTATATGGGAAAAATACAGAGGCTGGAGTTATAAATATAATTACTAAAAAACCTTCAAATGAACTATCAGGAAGAGTAAATCTTGAAGCAGGAGATTATGACTCAAAACAAATTATGGCATCTTTAAACCTTCCATTAATCCAAGATAAACTATTTTTAAAGATGTCTGCATTAAAGTCTAAAAGAGATGGTTATATCAAGAATTTATATACTTCAACAGATATAGATAATCATGATACTTTGTCATTAAGAGCAAATATGCTTTATAAAGTAACAGATGACTTAGAAGCAAGTTTAATTTTAGGATACCAAAAGTTAGATGATGATGGAGGCTTTCCCATGACTTCAATGGAAAAAGGTAAATATAAAAATGCTACTGGACTTTCAAGTTTAGATGAGTTTGAATCATCATTTAATTATAAAGGTGACAGTCAAGCTAAAACAAAAACTTCAGCCTTAAAATTTGATTATAGTGCACAAGAGTATGATTTTGTTTCTATTACAAGTTATAGAGATATGGATAATCAAAGTACTTTAGATGGAGATTTTTCTCCAAGTAAAAACTTTATAGGATTTAACTCAAGAGAACTTGATTCTTTAAGTCAAGAGTTTAGACTATCTTCAACAAACAGTAGCTCTTTTAATTGGATAGTTGGAACATACTTTAATAAAGAGAATGCAAATGATGAAACAGGTTATAAACTTGATGAAACTTATGCAAATATGATGGGAGTTCCTTTATATTCAGAAGATAAGATGAAAGCTGATTTAAGTTCAAGAGATATAGCAATTTTTGGACAAAGTACCATAAGGTTTTTTGATGATAGATTAGGATTAACAACAGGACTTAGATATGAAAAATCCAAAAGAAGTATGGATAAAAGAACTCATACTTTTGCAGGAGTAAACACAGCAACTCCTATGAAAAACATGGAAAAAACAAACTCGATTGTTCTTCCAAAACTTTCACTTGATTATTACATAAATAAAAATATGATGGTTTATACAACAGCTTCAAAAGGTTATAAAGCTGGTGGTTTTTCATATGCAGTTGACAATAAAGAGCTTGCAGAGTTTGATCCAGAAATATCAAATGCATTAGAAGTTGGTATAAAATCTAAATTTCCTAATTTAGGTTTAACTTTTAATATGGCTGCTTTTTATACAAAAGTTGATGATTATCAAGACAGAATTCAAGTAAATCCTACAACTATTATGCAAGCAAATGTAACAGAAGTTGATATAAAAGGTTTAGAATTTGAAACTTCATATTCACTTACAAGTAATCTAACACTAAGTGGGAACTTTGGTTTAGTATCTGCAAAATATGGAGATTATGAAGATTTAATTGCAAATAAAAACTATAAAGATAATAAAGTAGCAATGATTCCTAAATATGATTTTAATGTAGGATTAAAGTATAGAAATCCAAATGGTATTTTTGCAAACTTTGAAGCATTGCATACAGGAGAAAAACAGTTTGATAGATCAAATGAAAAAAAAGTTGAGTCTTATACAGTTTATAATGCAAAAATTGGTTATGAACAAGATAACTGGGATTTATATTTTGGTGTAAAAAATATAACAAATAAAGAGTATTTCTTAGATGGTTTTCATGATACAACAGTAGGATATATGGGAGCAGTTGGAAATCCTAGAACTTTTAATGTTGCATTTAATTATAGATTTTAA
- a CDS encoding helix-turn-helix domain-containing protein, translating into MSKLYDLNDLENFFVKDLKDNIKVDFPNESGSVEVEKTIISDDIFLYKNSFNFKDNVSLESSSSEEGLCINIVLDGSLKYTDKILDEQTNKCANSMFVKYINQSQSLFEVNKDSILKDIGIIIKGDFLQEFFLEKISNKELVLKNYEKNISTNFKTAQTNLKTKILAHEIFNSPYEGELHKIYLQSKVYEIVFHELSDILQVNRLKNIKKEVKLTKEDIYALQKAKSLICEKRFFLNLPKLSKEVALNEFKLKYGFKKLFNTTPGALILEFRMLEARKLLESSELNITEISKLVGYKYVQSFTTAFKKRFNVNPKEFIKSRKYYY; encoded by the coding sequence GTGTCAAAATTATATGATTTGAATGATTTAGAGAACTTTTTTGTAAAAGACTTAAAAGATAATATAAAAGTAGATTTTCCAAATGAAAGTGGAAGTGTTGAAGTAGAAAAAACTATAATATCTGATGATATTTTTTTATATAAAAATAGCTTTAATTTCAAGGATAATGTATCTTTAGAATCCTCTTCTAGTGAGGAGGGCTTATGTATAAATATTGTATTAGATGGCAGTTTAAAATATACAGATAAAATTTTAGATGAACAAACAAATAAATGTGCAAATAGTATGTTTGTAAAGTATATTAATCAAAGTCAATCTTTATTTGAAGTTAATAAAGATAGTATCTTAAAAGATATTGGAATAATAATTAAAGGTGATTTTTTACAAGAGTTTTTTTTAGAGAAAATATCTAATAAAGAGTTAGTTTTGAAAAACTATGAAAAAAATATTTCTACTAATTTTAAGACTGCACAAACAAATCTAAAAACAAAAATTTTAGCCCATGAGATTTTTAATTCTCCTTATGAAGGAGAGTTGCATAAAATCTATTTACAAAGTAAAGTTTATGAGATAGTTTTTCATGAGTTATCTGATATTTTACAAGTAAATAGGCTAAAAAATATAAAAAAAGAGGTAAAACTTACAAAAGAAGATATTTATGCCTTACAAAAAGCAAAGAGTTTAATTTGTGAAAAAAGATTTTTTCTTAATCTTCCAAAACTCTCAAAAGAAGTAGCTTTAAATGAGTTCAAATTAAAGTATGGTTTTAAAAAGCTTTTTAATACTACACCAGGGGCTTTAATCTTGGAGTTTAGAATGCTTGAAGCAAGAAAATTATTAGAAAGTAGTGAGCTTAATATTACTGAGATTTCAAAATTAGTAGGTTATAAATATGTTCAAAGCTTTACAACTGCATTTAAAAAAAGATTTAATGTAAATCCAAAAGAGTTTATAAAATCAAGAAAATACTACTATTAA
- a CDS encoding TonB-dependent receptor, with the protein MNKTISLILSSLICSSIAYAHSEHEKKSTNLNSITVTANKIEENIKDVPQSITVLDETTLQEKGIKTVIDVINQVPGMYAANSTSGTYINFRGLNTSLFTNNNPVVVYINGIPMANRYNFNPALANVQRVEVLRGPQGTLYGKDAIGAVINIVTKEANNYYNGSLTLEYGSNNYNLANFYINGPIIKDRLFWGLNGNFQKDDGWIKNTYPGMNDHANRQNSRKVNTYFLYKPTDRLSLKLNLTDEHEKKHWSNGYSQSDQIDVSDANRDDAEHFSFDVPTVEILDTQAQSFQAKYAFNNFDFSSLTTHKKFNIDGEYDADYSDNPAFKELYQMNKSETKSWTQEFRLSSTNSEDFRWVAGLYFEDEKLDNGPYGMQFNMMGTKMVQDAQSITNSKTQALFGQVTIPFYEDFELTLGGRYQRIKKDIDLDMYMLPVGVSGPAMNHFNDEKTWNTFLPKLALSYKINEDWTTYTSISKGYMPGGFNYFAMNDDKDANSFEAQKSTNYEIGLKGSFDKTDLTLSIFRMDIKDVHVYKSLSTSVWLTDNAKKAYSQGVELEISHYPNSNWELTSAFGFTDAKYKEYDAGDAKYDDEKIQLTPEYTARVGIGYFNPSGFYSRADINLQGPTYFFHDSKNKMDKQDNYITTNVKLGYKYKDWDFYAYANNIFDEKYVTAFDTAGGMSRITFGDPRKIGVGLRYSF; encoded by the coding sequence ATGAATAAAACCATTAGTTTAATACTATCAAGTTTGATTTGCTCTTCTATTGCTTATGCACATAGTGAGCATGAAAAAAAATCTACTAATTTAAATAGTATTACCGTAACTGCAAATAAGATTGAGGAAAATATAAAAGATGTACCTCAAAGTATAACAGTTTTAGATGAAACTACACTACAAGAAAAAGGCATCAAAACCGTAATTGATGTGATAAATCAAGTACCAGGAATGTATGCAGCAAACTCTACTTCTGGAACTTATATAAATTTTAGAGGATTAAATACCTCTTTGTTTACAAATAATAACCCTGTTGTAGTTTATATCAATGGTATTCCCATGGCAAATAGATATAACTTTAACCCTGCTTTAGCAAATGTACAAAGAGTAGAAGTATTAAGAGGCCCTCAAGGAACTTTATATGGAAAAGATGCAATTGGAGCAGTTATTAATATTGTGACAAAAGAAGCAAATAACTACTATAATGGTTCATTAACTTTAGAGTATGGAAGTAATAACTACAATCTTGCTAATTTTTATATAAATGGTCCTATTATAAAAGATAGACTATTTTGGGGACTTAATGGAAACTTTCAAAAAGATGATGGTTGGATAAAAAACACTTATCCTGGTATGAATGACCATGCAAATAGACAAAATAGCCGAAAAGTTAATACTTACTTTTTATATAAACCTACAGATAGATTAAGTTTAAAATTAAATCTTACAGATGAACATGAAAAAAAACATTGGTCAAATGGATATTCACAAAGTGACCAAATAGATGTAAGTGATGCAAATAGAGATGATGCCGAACACTTTAGTTTTGATGTTCCAACTGTTGAAATATTGGATACTCAAGCACAAAGTTTTCAAGCAAAATATGCTTTTAATAACTTTGATTTTAGTTCTCTTACTACACATAAAAAGTTTAATATTGATGGAGAGTATGATGCAGATTATTCTGATAATCCTGCTTTTAAAGAGCTTTATCAAATGAATAAAAGTGAAACAAAATCTTGGACACAAGAGTTTAGACTTTCAAGTACAAATAGTGAAGATTTTAGATGGGTTGCTGGTTTATATTTTGAAGATGAAAAACTTGATAATGGTCCATATGGAATGCAGTTTAATATGATGGGAACAAAAATGGTTCAAGATGCCCAATCAATAACAAATAGTAAAACTCAAGCTCTATTTGGACAAGTTACTATTCCATTTTATGAAGATTTTGAATTAACTTTAGGTGGAAGATACCAAAGAATAAAAAAAGATATAGATTTAGATATGTATATGCTTCCAGTTGGTGTTTCTGGTCCAGCAATGAATCACTTTAATGATGAAAAAACATGGAATACTTTTTTACCAAAGCTTGCCCTTTCATATAAAATAAATGAAGATTGGACAACATATACATCAATTTCTAAAGGATATATGCCAGGTGGATTTAACTATTTTGCTATGAATGATGATAAAGATGCAAACTCATTTGAAGCACAAAAATCTACAAACTATGAGATTGGATTAAAAGGTTCATTTGATAAAACAGATTTAACTTTATCAATTTTTAGAATGGATATAAAAGATGTTCATGTTTATAAATCTTTATCTACTTCTGTATGGTTAACAGATAATGCTAAAAAAGCTTATTCTCAAGGTGTTGAACTAGAGATTAGTCACTATCCAAATAGCAATTGGGAATTAACAAGTGCATTTGGATTTACAGATGCAAAATATAAAGAGTATGATGCAGGTGATGCAAAATATGATGATGAAAAGATTCAATTAACTCCTGAATATACAGCAAGAGTTGGTATAGGATATTTTAACCCTAGTGGATTTTATTCAAGAGCAGATATAAATCTTCAAGGGCCAACATATTTTTTTCATGATTCAAAAAATAAAATGGATAAACAAGATAATTACATAACAACAAATGTTAAGCTTGGTTATAAATATAAAGATTGGGATTTTTATGCTTATGCAAACAATATTTTTGACGAAAAGTATGTAACAGCATTTGATACAGCAGGAGGAATGTCAAGAATCACTTTTGGAGACCCAAGAAAAATAGGAGTTGGATTAAGATATAGTTTTTAA
- a CDS encoding helix-turn-helix transcriptional regulator: MSYRISSIDFEDFILSSNECNCWQHNIPNDLGIIKSNKQIIEDNIFMFKTSASINKKLEIKSFSKVSGLCIAINLEDDVIYTDNSNSSKLLFKKDEILIKYVNSYDGSIIFDNSTKTKSLCLVIRDSFLEKYFFKGFNNTKLLRKNFQNHISTNIKKSLASYKTKILANELYNSPYEGDLDTLYLQSKAYEIIYSEFKDIFNLNKENICTCKKVKFNSLDIESLKKAKELILSSQKIYSISDLSKKVALNEFKLKLGFKELFNTTPGSLVLEARMQKAKALLSTGDYNIAEVSSIVGYKHQQSFTVAFTKYFKVNPKELVKNRTYYFRLK; encoded by the coding sequence ATGTCATATCGAATAAGTAGTATTGATTTTGAAGATTTTATATTAAGTAGTAATGAGTGTAATTGTTGGCAACATAATATTCCAAATGATTTAGGAATTATAAAAAGTAACAAGCAAATTATTGAAGATAATATTTTCATGTTTAAAACAAGTGCATCAATAAACAAAAAATTAGAGATTAAATCTTTTTCAAAAGTTTCTGGACTTTGTATTGCTATAAATCTTGAAGATGATGTAATTTATACTGATAACAGTAATAGTTCAAAACTTTTGTTTAAAAAAGATGAAATTTTAATAAAATATGTAAATAGTTATGATGGTTCAATTATTTTTGATAATTCTACTAAAACAAAATCCCTTTGTCTTGTAATAAGAGACTCTTTTTTAGAAAAATATTTCTTTAAAGGTTTTAATAATACAAAGTTATTAAGAAAAAATTTTCAAAATCATATCTCAACAAATATAAAAAAATCTTTAGCAAGTTATAAAACAAAAATCTTGGCAAATGAGTTATACAACTCTCCTTATGAGGGAGATTTAGATACTTTATATTTGCAAAGTAAAGCATATGAGATTATTTATAGTGAATTTAAAGATATATTTAATTTAAATAAAGAAAATATTTGTACTTGTAAGAAAGTAAAATTTAACTCTTTAGATATTGAATCATTAAAAAAAGCAAAAGAGTTGATCTTATCTTCTCAAAAAATCTATTCTATAAGTGATTTAAGTAAAAAAGTTGCTTTAAATGAATTTAAATTAAAATTAGGATTTAAAGAGCTTTTTAATACAACTCCTGGAAGTTTAGTACTAGAAGCAAGAATGCAAAAAGCAAAAGCATTATTAAGTACAGGTGATTATAATATTGCTGAGGTTTCAAGTATTGTAGGTTATAAACATCAACAAAGTTTTACAGTAGCTTTTACAAAATATTTTAAAGTTAATCCAAAAGAGTTAGTAAAAAATAGAACTTATTATTTTAGGCTAAAGTAG